From one Bombyx mori chromosome 5, ASM3026992v2 genomic stretch:
- the LOC134198691 gene encoding keratin-associated protein 10-5-like isoform X1, translating to MQYCYPEDCGPFAVAPVLVTSSYPTRCEESPTCYPCLPHCPQSMVYCCDTRPKTPLRRSSCCDSKEFDSRNRNRNHSPPRQNRNSPPPPCRSDSTHKPSSNCCPTCCQPTCQPVKTKYVIPCYRYEDGRIDQPTVLMRRACEVAAGVRGRRKPFVETSYRADPYDEVHRYHSEDEQGNLCYHYERKKPLSTHNACAPPHSSCQLCASSPECQYVNYIHAQPLHSCAQSARSSSCCYYC from the exons atgcaATATTGCTATCCTGAAGACTGCGGTCCGTTCGCTGTAGCCCCGGTTCTTGTTACATCTTCGTATCCAACCAGATGTGAGGAATCACCCACGTGCTACCCGTGCTTGCCACACTGCCCACAATCTATGGTTTACTGTTGTGACACTAGGCCGAAGACACCATTGAGGAGGTCAAGTTGTTGTGATAGCAAGGAATTTGATAGCCGTAATCGTAACCGAAATCATAGCCCCCCTCGCCAAAACAGAAACTCCCCACCGCCCCCTTGTCGTTCGGATTCAACCCACAAGCCCTCTTCAAACTGCTGTCCAACTTGTTGTCAGCCTACTTGCCAACCAGTCAAGACAAAATATGTCATACCGTGTTATCGATACGAAGACGGCCGTATT GATCAGCCAACGGTTCTAATGAGGCGCGCCTGCGAGGTGGCAGCGGGAGTCCGTGGGCGTCGTAAGCCCTTCGTAGAAACTTCTTATCGAGCTGATCCCTACGACGAGGTTCATCGTTACCATTCTGAGGATGAACAG GGTAACCTTTGTTATCATTACGAAAGAAAGAAACCTCTGTCGACTCACAATGCTTGCGCACCTCCTCACTCTTCGTGTCAGCTCTGCGCCTCAAGTCCAGAATGTCAATACGTCAACTATATTCACGCACAGCCACTGCATTCTTGTGCTCAGTCCGCTCGGTCGTCTTCGTGTTGTTACTATTGTTAA
- the LOC134198691 gene encoding uncharacterized protein LOC134198691 isoform X3 has protein sequence MQYCYPEDCGPFAVAPVLVTSSYPTRCEESPTCYPCLPHCPQSMVYCCDTRPKTPLRRSSCCDSKEFDSRNRNRNHSPPRQNRNSPPPPCRSDSTHKPSSNCCPTCCQPTCQPVKTKYVIPCYRYEDGRIDQPTVLMRRACEVAAGVRGRRKPFVETSYRADPYDEVHRYHSEDEQVQTCG, from the exons atgcaATATTGCTATCCTGAAGACTGCGGTCCGTTCGCTGTAGCCCCGGTTCTTGTTACATCTTCGTATCCAACCAGATGTGAGGAATCACCCACGTGCTACCCGTGCTTGCCACACTGCCCACAATCTATGGTTTACTGTTGTGACACTAGGCCGAAGACACCATTGAGGAGGTCAAGTTGTTGTGATAGCAAGGAATTTGATAGCCGTAATCGTAACCGAAATCATAGCCCCCCTCGCCAAAACAGAAACTCCCCACCGCCCCCTTGTCGTTCGGATTCAACCCACAAGCCCTCTTCAAACTGCTGTCCAACTTGTTGTCAGCCTACTTGCCAACCAGTCAAGACAAAATATGTCATACCGTGTTATCGATACGAAGACGGCCGTATT GATCAGCCAACGGTTCTAATGAGGCGCGCCTGCGAGGTGGCAGCGGGAGTCCGTGGGCGTCGTAAGCCCTTCGTAGAAACTTCTTATCGAGCTGATCCCTACGACGAGGTTCATCGTTACCATTCTGAGGATGAACAGGTTCAAACTTGTG GGTAA
- the LOC134198691 gene encoding uncharacterized protein LOC134198691 isoform X2, producing MQYCYPEDCGPFAVAPVLVTSSYPTRCEESPTCYPCLPHCPQSMVYCCDTRPKTPLRRSSCCDSKEFDSRNRNRNHSPPRQNRNSPPPPCRSDSTHKPSSNCCPTCCQPTCQPVKTKYVIPCYRYEDGRIERYVPTRHGRLPGSAYRRNGMQDQIHGYRGAVRYLCAGGNSQGCCVYTTIEPMRRLYPKVTQEINPVKKKKDKK from the exons atgcaATATTGCTATCCTGAAGACTGCGGTCCGTTCGCTGTAGCCCCGGTTCTTGTTACATCTTCGTATCCAACCAGATGTGAGGAATCACCCACGTGCTACCCGTGCTTGCCACACTGCCCACAATCTATGGTTTACTGTTGTGACACTAGGCCGAAGACACCATTGAGGAGGTCAAGTTGTTGTGATAGCAAGGAATTTGATAGCCGTAATCGTAACCGAAATCATAGCCCCCCTCGCCAAAACAGAAACTCCCCACCGCCCCCTTGTCGTTCGGATTCAACCCACAAGCCCTCTTCAAACTGCTGTCCAACTTGTTGTCAGCCTACTTGCCAACCAGTCAAGACAAAATATGTCATACCGTGTTATCGATACGAAGACGGCCGTATT GAACGATACGTTCCTACTCGTCACGGTAGGCTTCCTGGGTCCGCGTACAGACGAAATGGAATGCAGGATCAAATACACGGCTACAGAGGAGCCGTGCGGTATCTCTGTGCTGGAGGGAATTCACAGGGTTGCTGTGTCTACACTACTATTGAACCTATGCGGCGATTATATCCAAAAGTCACTCAGGAAATTAATCctgttaaaaagaaaaaagataaaaaatga